The region CATCACACCCCCAGTAGCTACAGAACAGCTCTTTACGCGGGATTTCTTGTTGGTGTGTGTTAGTACGTTCCTGTTTTCCGGCAGCATGTTTCTGCTGTTCGCGGTGCTGCCATTGTTCATTGTTCAGGAACTGCATGGCGCAGAATCGCAGGTCGGCATGATCATGGGCGCATTCGCGCTCTCTGCAGTGCTGAGTCGCCCGCTGTCAGGGAGATTAGTGGATACGTGGAGCCGTAAGTCCTGTTTGGCGCTGGGTGCGTTGATCTATGTGATATTTCCCGCGCTGTACACGCAGGCGACGTCGGTGGCGATGATGATGACGCTACGTTTTTTTCACGGCATTGGCATCGCGATCTACACCACTGCGGGAAGCGTCTTTGTTGCTGACCTCGCACCACCTGCGCGACGTGGCGAAGCAATGGGGTATTACGGCATGGCGCTCAATCTGGCGATGGCGATCGGTCCAGCCCTTGGAGTCGCGCTCGCTGGGTGGTTAGGATTCGCGGGACTTTTCTGGACCGCAGCGAGTTTGGCGCTCGCATGCTTGCTCTTGGTGCAACTGGTCCACGATCCGCATCAGTCTCGACCGCAGACCGACCATCAGACAACTCCGCGGCCAGCCCTGTTTAGCCGTGTCGCGGTATTCCCTGGCTTCATTGCCATGTGCATGACGATGACCTTTGGCGCGATCGTGTCGTTTCTTCCTTTGTTTGTCCAACATCACAACCTCGGCAACGCAGGACTCTTC is a window of Deltaproteobacteria bacterium DNA encoding:
- a CDS encoding MFS transporter, with amino-acid sequence MLPCLIEHPQLHSRPVSQPAQSASSQPTHPQTITPPVATEQLFTRDFLLVCVSTFLFSGSMFLLFAVLPLFIVQELHGAESQVGMIMGAFALSAVLSRPLSGRLVDTWSRKSCLALGALIYVIFPALYTQATSVAMMMTLRFFHGIGIAIYTTAGSVFVADLAPPARRGEAMGYYGMALNLAMAIGPALGVALAGWLGFAGLFWTAASLALACLLLVQLVHDPHQSRPQTDHQTTPRPALFSRVAVFPGFIAMCMTMTFGAIVSFLPLFVQHHNLGNAGLFFTVYSIVVVVLRPLSGRLSDRFGRSAVILPGMFFLAISMVVLAYTTSQSGLLWTAVLQGIGFGAVHPAIMAWIVDRSTVHDRGPALATVMMAFDIGVGLSAIGLGLVLQRTDFSTMYLCAGGIALVGTIAVAFAALTESAKERHEIGP